AGAAATAGAAGCAATAGCACAACAACAAGAAGATAAGCCCAGAGCAAAATATTGGGTTGAAAAGAGTCAACAAACTCAATTTACCTGCAAAAATCTTCGTTCTTCCAGCCATTGTTTTACTGGCATAACCTTGTCATTTGAATCTTTCCATTCATTTGCTACTACTACAGCCACTCTGTTGGCTGATACCTTTGCACGAGCCAACTCTCTGTCTAGAGTTTTCCTTTCCTCCtgaagaaaacagaaataaaCCTCAGCTATTTCGGTAATGAGCTCCAAGATCCAAAATAAGTAGTACatgtaaaataaaagacaATTCTGATTCAAATATCTTGGCACATTACATTCATCTCCTGAACTTTGCGCTGATAATCTCTCACAGCATTTGCTGCCGCACCACCAGCAAGGACAGCCTCCTCCAGCTCCCTCACAGTTTGTGTTAATTTTTCAACCTCTGCAACTTTCTGTCGGTGCATCTTGTCcaagattttgttttcttcctaAAGCAACCCATAAAACAACGAATGAAACAGCTGAAACGTTTAAATGTTAAGCATCATGCCGAGAAACATTACCTGACAAATCTCTATCTGTTTCATTAACTCTTGATTTTTGTTCTGTAAATCGTCCACCATAGAGGCCTTGGCAAGGGCACTTTGAACAGTCCTCTCAGCATCAACCAAAGCTGCTTCCTTTGATTTGGTTAGACGATCCAATGCTTTGTTGTCATCTTGAAGCTTTGTGATCTTGAAATCAACCAAGACAACAAATATAAGCCCatagtaattttctttttcactcgGTATATATGCTTATCGTGCCATATTTAATGAACAGTACCTCCTGTCGTGCAAGCTTGAGCTCAGCCTCCAAAGGTGCAAGAATGGCTTCGATTGGAGGCATGTCATCATCCTTTTGAGCAGCATGTACCCTCCTAAGAGTGGCTTCAGCGGCAAATTGAGCTGCCATTGAAGCCTTCTTCTCatcattgattttctttatttcaagaTTCTGAAAGAAGTTACATGATAAATTATTNaaaaaaaaaaaaaaaaaaaaaaaaaaaaaaaaaaaaaatggagtaaATAAGGTTAAAAAAGGGATCAGTGAATACCTTGCTTTCAAGAAGAGATTCTGTCAACTTTAATTTCTCCTCGGCCTTTGATAGTTCTTCCGTCAGCTATATGCCAATTAAAAAACCCAATCAACAATTTTCATACAATAAAATTTCCAGAACATACATACATTGGTCAAAAGTAAGTGACTCGGATATCATTAATGTTGCTCAAGGAAAACCAGTAAAGCCTTTCTGAATAAAGCCAAGCAGAAAAGCCAATTCTTTAGTGAACTTCAAAagttacaaaataatttttttttttttttttaaacacgaAACAACTTCTCattgaaataatgaaaatgaatacAAAATAACTCGTAACAGCGAAAGAGATTTAACCAAACAACAAAGAATTAAAGCAACAAAGACACGCATACCCATATAGAGATTTAACCATGaaaaaaagtaatgaaaaaacaaaaacttctCAATATCTTCGCCTGAAAGACTTGGAGAGCTTGCGAACAAAAACTGAAGCTGCGAAAAAGATCTCTGCCAGTCACGTAACACCGAAAGCTACTATACtcttttcaaagaaaatcagGAACCGACCTCCAACAATGTCATCAAGAAAAACATTCGAAACAACTGCAATACGCATAGAGATCAAGGTGGCAACAAGGACAACAGACCAAAGTGCTCATCCTCCAAGAAAAAATGGTCAAACTACTAACCCTGACTTCATTTttaccaaattttaataagaaCGATCTTAGAAGGAGAGATTTCTCAATTACTGCCCCAAACTCTTggaattatcaaataaattgtCTCATTCTTTTGAAACCAAAAACCTGTCAGTTAATTAGTGAGAAGATGAATACCCCAGACCTCAATAACCTTTCCACTGGATTTTCGCCAACTCTTTActtcaattcaaatttcagaacaatcaattaaattaaagtctGGGAAGAATCAGACCCCGAAACGTTTACTGATGGCTTCAAATGTGTTGCGTTCCCAGTATGTTAATGGAAGATTCTTCAAAGAAATCCAACCACTATAGCCGATAATGAATTCAGGATAAGAATGCTTTTCCCTTGACCAAAATTTGATCCTTAAATACAAATCACCAATAATTTTGCATTTTCCATCAAAGATTTCGAAGAAAACCAGGTCATATCATCCATGAAAGAGTTGATGgagaaattattatgaaaatgagACTCTAAAACACTATGCATTTCCTTCCATGAACTGTGAGAAAATAATCTTGAAACTACCAATAACTTACTAAAATTATTGACAAgacattattttcatttcaccCGGAACCCAGAATTGAAAGACTGAAGATTGATGATTGGATTGAAGCACACCCTTCTTTAACCGAACCACCTCCGCCTAACTTAATGAAGACTACTTTACATAGATAGGATCTGGTTTGGAGGAAGCACAAACCAAGGGAGTTTgaggaaaaatgaaacatCTATCAACTTTTCCTCATATTTCAACGAAAGTCCTCAACATTTCCCAGAAGGCCAGCCTTTCTTGTCTTGATAAGAAAAGATATGTAGGAGGCCAAATGTCACAATCCATGAATATGTTATGGAGATAACTGGACTTGGCCAAGTGAGATGTCCCATTCTCATCTCTATCTTGTTTAAAAACGGCAAACACACtggaagatgaagaagctCAACCAAAGAACATTCAAACCAACGAAGATGAAATTCAGATGGAGGAAGTACtctcataaaatataaagaatttGTCATCTGCAAACCAAATGCAGCAAGAAAATTTACGAATACAGCAACTCTCTAATTCCATGATAATTAAACAGGCAGCGGATACTCAAATGAAACAACCAGGAAGGTTAAGTCCAGCTGGAGAAGGAGGATAGAACTAAAAATGGAGGACGAAAGAGGAGAGAGCATTTGAGGGGAAGGGGGCTGGGTACTTCATTGACAGAAGATCCTTATGAAGAAGGATAAACCTGAGCACTAAAAGTTCTAAAATCAAAGGAGACCCCTAAAGCTAACTTACAATGTGTAGccaactttaaaatattttagagaatCAAGAGGCCTATGAGGAAGAATGAATGGAACCCATAAGAAGCATTGTACAAATAAAGGGAAAGCTtggaaaatcaaaagtaaTTTCCAGAATGCTTGGTTCTAGAAATTGGTATACGGATATACTTCTTCCCCACTTAGGGATGGAACTTACCGATCCACATTGCCAAAGAGAAACTGGCATACCAAAAATGGGAACAACCCACCAATAATTATCAAGAGAATGCCCacaaaatagaaataagaacaattaAGGGATTCTTATTGGGAAGCCTAGATCTCAACTATACAAAAAGCAAACCCAAACTACTAGTAGAAAAATACTCCATCCTACACTTTACAAACACCGCAGTTAGTTTTGTGGTGGTCTCCAATTATGAAGAGGTGTTGAATTTCAAGTAATTTCGTGAGTCCCTTAAACTATTCGAGAAGAATCCTCAAAATTAACAGCATTTTATGTCCCACAAACATTCAAGTGATCAAAATATTAACCTCTTCAACTGCCTTCTCTCTAAGCCGCTCAGACAACTTCAAAGCCTTGATCTTCGCCTGAGCTTCCCCGAGCTCTCTATCCTTATCtgcaaacaaaaaacagaaaacagaaaccccactcaaaaaaaatatatatatcgaaTCAAACACGAACACTTGACAAAACGAGCAAAATCCCCTTAAAATCCCTCTAAAGAAACACCAGATCGAACCACATTTCGCACCTCGCACTTCATTCTCAAGTCGATTGAGCTCCACCTTCACCGGATCCGAGCCATGAAACAAGTTCAAGAAGTCGTCAGCGTCCATACTCGGCCTAACCGACGTCCGCCGCCGCGACGAGCTTTTCCCCTCCCTGAAAGATCCCGAAACCGTCAACGGCGTCGGATTCGGTGCCGAAATCGGCGTCGACGTAGCCTGAGAATCCACCGCCCGTCCGTTACTAACCTCCGACAAAAACCCATCTCCATCACCAGATATCTCCGCCATAACCTGATCTACCCAAATCTCTCCCTTCTCCCCCCCTTCACATTCAGTGCAAGTCCAACCCAGGATCCAAAAACGCTTCCGCTCCAATCTCAAAAATGGTACATTACATTCACCACataattaagaacaaaaaaacaaagagaaacaGAACAATATTATACCCTTAAACTCAGGTATGGATACAAATACAGACGAAATctgaagaaagagagagaaaaaagaaaaagaaaaagaaaaagaaaggaggagAGTAGAAATCAGGAATTGGGTTCGTTAAATAAGGCTAAAATCCTCTCTCTACGAATGGAATAAATGAGTCtagagagaaaaagatggGAAATGGGAGCTCTGCTTCCTCTGCCCGCgcgtttctctctccctctctctctccctctccctccctctctctctacaaaTTCGAGAGGCCGTGTCAGTGTGTGGGGAAACTCTGTTTAGAGAGAGACACACAGACAGAGACAGATAGAAAGAGAGCGAGTGAGTGactgaaaaagagaaagagctAATTTTGTTCcctctaattaattaataattcattatCCACAACAATAATATCAAAAATATActctttaatttattgtta
This genomic window from Cucurbita pepo subsp. pepo cultivar mu-cu-16 chromosome LG01, ASM280686v2, whole genome shotgun sequence contains:
- the LOC111798379 gene encoding microtubule-associated protein 70-1-like; this translates as MAEISGDGDGFLSEVSNGRAVDSQATSTPISAPNPTPLTVSGSFREGKSSSRRRTSVRPSMDADDFLNLFHGSDPVKVELNRLENEVRDKDRELGEAQAKIKALKLSERLREKAVEELTEELSKAEEKLKLTESLLESKNLEIKKINDEKKASMAAQFAAEATLRRVHAAQKDDDMPPIEAILAPLEAELKLARQEITKLQDDNKALDRLTKSKEAALVDAERTVQSALAKASMVDDLQNKNQELMKQIEICQEENKILDKMHRQKVAEVEKLTQTVRELEEAVLAGGAAANAVRDYQRKVQEMNEERKTLDRELARAKVSANRVAVVVANEWKDSNDKVMPVKQWLEERRFLQGEMQQLRDKLTISERAARSEAQLKEKYQLRLRVLEESLRGSSGSSNRSAPPEGRSVSNGPSRRQSLGGIDNVSKLTSNGLLPKRTPGSQFRSLSSSSSTVLKHAKGTSKSFDGGTRSLDRGKVSLNGLLPSYSFNRSCDASKDSEVNNDWKSNPDEKGNESPTPGTEDSVPGMLYDLLQKEVIALRKAGHEKDQSLKDKDDAIEMLAKKVETLTKAMEVEAKKMRREVAVMEKEVAAMRVEKEQENRAKRFGGSTKGPVTAAQLLPGRSIGRGGLNRSTQ